In the genome of Gallus gallus isolate bGalGal1 chromosome 21, bGalGal1.mat.broiler.GRCg7b, whole genome shotgun sequence, one region contains:
- the ARHGEF10L gene encoding rho guanine nucleotide exchange factor 10-like protein isoform X5, translated as MGSLSVSHCTTWIRFPSLYFIFSLSPLSPPLPLAPQLHAFPPPSPTICKPGLERRVQHTDSTDPGAFAIFLVVFPVAEKKGGCVFFFFFSPLLSFSSPLEPTHQMYLKCKYEPPEETLQYKTETHVRAGKKNAKRRAKKKKKKKKLQRGRGCKVRWCTDSSIFRTGRLQEGRKIHPSSLLLRFCQGEIPFATILQEERLREGPRRSVWTPCAMASSQLPPCPTVGTVLASQPPSELPPGEEDLGEAFDFEDSDEEDEDSATEPSRGAVLQAPPRRHRATSSSTEGLVPEIQEGLPERVSNGETCEDPSDINSQTWKRKSGCRGDRFEFTAAEDDVIYDDVPCENLDANQDGRSLIYEDVQRGEELGWSSSEFESYSEESGEENKPEAEPAKHRASFQPKLSPDLNRLKERYARTKRDILALRVGGKDMQELKQKYDWKMTQLMKAAKSGTKDGLEKTKIAVMRKVTFLHRKEVPGDSEEEDTGFLEVTVSDMKHPPPELGPMPTGLSPQQVVRRHILGSIVQSERNYVESLKRILQDYRNPLMEMEPKVLSARKCQVVFFRLKEILQCHSMFQIALSSRVAEWDSAEKIGDLFVASFSKSMVLDVYSDYVNNFTTAMSLIKKACLTKPAFLDFLKKRQMASTDRVTLYGLMVKPIQRFPQFILLLQDMLKNTPKGHADRLSLQLALTELETLAEKLNEQKRVADQVAEIQQLSKSISDRSSLSKLLNSGQRQLLLCETLTETVYGDRGQLIKSKERKVFLLNDMLVCANINFKPVNPRGQLEISSLVPLGPKYVVKWSTALPQVQVVEVGQESGAYDKDNVVIHNAGAKKHAPTGPASHNKVYLGPPRLFQELQDLQKDLAVVEQITLLISTLHGTYQNLNMTVAQDWCLALQRMMKVKEEEIHSANKCRLRLLLPGKPDKSGRPISVMVVFITPNPLSKISWVNCLHLAKIGLREENQPGWLCPDEDKKSKAPFWCPILSCHMPAFSSKALDLQLSAAVHNPVQSSLLGFSAVSTSLPQGYLWVGGGQEGAGGQVEIFSLNRSVPRTVKSFPVASPVLCMEYIPEVAEGDTVGTEEPRAGAEQPPATLHPTVCLGLQDGSIAVYGSVDTGTQCLLTCKSPGMQPVLCLKHSPEYLFAGLQDGTVAAYPRSNGGLWDLTEQPTRLPVGTGPVRALLMLDETLWASCANQVTVLDASTLCAQQTFEAHPDTEASVTHMIKAGSGVWMAFSSGSSIRLFHTETLEHLQEINIATRTTFVLPGQRHVRVTSLLICQGLLWVGTDQGIIVLLPVPRLEGIPKITGKGMVSLNGHGGPVDFLAVALSTLAPDVLKGDQEEEEGEEEKPPELDGPPPREIRKKGILLQYRLRSTSHLPGQLLSVRDAPVGTVTPEHTEEDGSIYEMADDPDVWVRSRPCARDAPRKEISSVAIISGGRGYRNFNSEPQRRGGDADSTLLIWQLPLML; from the exons ATGGGATCTCTGTCTGTCTCTCACTGCACCACGTGGATCCGCTTTCCTtctctctattttattttttccctttcccccctctcccccccactCCCTTTGGCCCCCCAACTCCAtgccttcccccctccctcccccaccaTTTGCAAACCTGGTTTAGAGCGAAGGGTGCAGCATACAGACAGCACCGACCCCGGGGCCTTTGCAATATTTTTGGTGGTGTTTCctgttgcagaaaaaaaaggaggttgtgtattctttttttttttttctccccttctctccttttcctcccccttAGAGCCCACCCACCAGATGtacttaaaatgtaaatatgagCCGCCAGAAGAAACGCTGcaatacaaaacagaaacacatgtacgggcaggaaaaaaaaatgcaaaaagaagagcaaaaaaaaaaaaaaaaaaaaaaaagcttcagagaGGAAGAGGCTGCAAAGTCCGGTGGTGCACAGACAGCTCCATCTTTAGGACAGGAAGACTACAGGAGG GAAGGAAGATACACCCCTCCTCGTTATTACTGAGATTTTGCCAAGGAGAGATTCCCTTTGCAACAATTTTGCAGGAG gaAAGGCTCAGGGAAGGGCCCAGGCGGAGCGTGTGGACCCCCTGTGCCATGGCTTCATCCCAGCTGCCCCCCTGTCCCACAGTAGGTACTGTCCTTGCTTCGCAGCCCCCCAGTGAGCTTCCCCCTGGTGAGGAGGACTTGGGTGAAGCCTTTGACTTCGAGGACAGTGACGAGGAGGACGAAGATTCAGCCACAGAGCCAAGCAGGGGAGCAGTCCTTCAGGCCCCTCCTCGCAGGCACCgtgccaccagctccagcaccG aGGGGCTGGTGCCAGAGATCCAGGAAGG GCTACCGGAGAGGGTGAGCAATGGGGAAACCTGTGAGGACCCCTCTGACATCAACAGCCAGACCTGGAAGAGGAAAAGTGGCTGCCGAG GTGATCGCTTTGAGTTCACGGCGGCAGAGGATGATGTGATTTATGACGACGTACCCTGTGAGAACCTCGATGCCAACCAGGATG GGCGCAGCCTAATCTACGAGGACGTGCAGCGGGGtgaggagctgggctggagctCCAGCGAGTTTGAGAGCTACAGCGAGGAGTCGGGTGAGGAGAACAAACCAGAGGCTGAGCCAGCCAAGCACCGGGCCTCCTTCCAGCCCAAG CTTTCTCCAGACCTGAATAGACTAAAGGAGAGATACGCCAGGACTAAGAGGGACATCCTGGCTTTAAGAGTTGGGGGGAAAGACatgcaggagctgaagcagaAGTATGATTGGAAG ATGACTCAACTGATGAAGGCGGCCAAAAGTGGCACCAAGGATGGGCTGGAGAAGACCAAGATCGCAGTGATGAGGAAGGTGACCTTCCTGCACCGTAAGGAAGTGCCAG GAGACTCTGAGGAGGAGGACACGGGTTTCCTGGAGGTCACTGTCTCCGACATGAAGCACCCACCTCCTGAACTCGGCCCTATGCCTACAGGGCTCAGCCCCCAGCAG GTGGTGCGGCGACACATCCTGGGCTCTATCGTGCAGAGCGAGCGCAACTATGTCGAATCCCTGAAGCGCAtcctgcag GATTACAGGAACCCACTGATGGAGATGGAGCCTAAAGTGCTGAGTGCCAGGAAATGCCAGGTGGTGTTTTTTCGCCTGAAGGAGATTCTGCAGTGCCACTCCATGTTCCAGATCGCCCTCTCCTCCCGTGTAGCTGAGTGGGACTCTGCTGAGAAGATTGGGGACCTCTTTGTGGCCTCA TTCTCCAAGTCAATGGTGCTGGATGTCTACAGCGACTATGTCAACAACTTCACCACTGCCATGTCCCTTATCAAGAAGGCTTGTCTCACCAAACCTGCCTTCCTTGACTTCCTTAAG AAGCGGCAGATGGCCAGCACCGATCGGGTGACGCTCTATGGGCTGATGGTGAAACCTATCCAAAGGTTCCCCCAGTTCATCCTTCTCCTACAG GACATGCTGAAGAACACCCCCAAGGGCCACGCGGACCGCCTGTCCCTCCAGTTGGCCCTCACTGAGCTGGAGACGTTGGCCGAGAAGCTCAATGAGCAGAAGCGTGTGGCTGACCAGGTGGCTGAgatccagcagctcagcaaaagCATCAGTGACCGCAGCAGCCTCAGTAAG ctgctgaactCAGGGCAGCGGCAGCTCCTACTCTGTGAGACGCTGACAGAGACAGTGTATGGCGACCGGGGGCAACTCATCAAGTCCAAGGAGAGGAAGGTTTTTCTCCTCAACGACATGCTGGTCTGTGCCAACATCAACTTCAA GCCAGTGAACCCAAG AGGCCAGCTGGAAATAAGCAGCCTGGTGCCGTTGGGCCCCAAATATGTGGTGAAGTGGAGCACGGCCCTCCCACAGGTGCAGGTGGTGGAAGTGGGGCAGGAGAGCGGTGCCTATGACAAGGACAATGTGGTCATCCACAACGCTGGTGCCAAGAAGCACGCACCCACTGGGCCGGCCTCTCACA ataAAGTCTACCTGGGGCCACCGCGGCttttccaggagctgcaggacctACAGAAGGACCTCGCGGTGGTGGAGCAGATCACCCTGCTCATCAGCACGCTGCATGGCACCTACCAG AACCTGAATATGACTGTGGCCCAGGACTGGTGCTTGGCTCTGCAGAGGATGATGAAGGTGAAGGAGGAAGAGATCCATTCTGCCAACAAGTGCCGCCTCCGTCTCCTGCTGCCTGGCAAGCCGGACAA GTCTGGCCGCCCCATCAGTGTCATGGTGGTCTTCATCACTCCAAATCCTCTGAGCAAGATCTCCTGGGTCAATTGCCTGCACCTGGCCAAGATTGGGCTGC gggAGGAGAACCAGCCAGGCTGGCTCTGTCCTGACGAAGACAAGAAGAGCAAAGCTCCCTTCTGGTGCCCTATCCTCTCCTGCCACATGCCTGCCTTTTCCTCCAAAGCCCTTGATCTGCAG CTCAGCGCTGCAGTGCACAACCCTGTGCAATCCTCACTGTTGGGTTTCTCTGCCGTCAGCACCTCGTTGCCACAGGGCTACCTCTGG GTTGGGGGTGGCCAGGAAGGTGCAGGGGGACAAGTGGAGATCTTCTCCCTCAATCGCTCGGTGCCGCGGACGGTAAAATCCTTCCCAGTGGCGTCGCCGGTGCTGTGCATGGAGTACATCCCCGAGGTGGCTGagggggacacagtggggactGAAGAGCCCCGAGcaggtgctgagcagccccCTGCAACTTTGCATCCCACTGTTTGCTTGGGACTGCAGGACGGCAG TATCGCAGTGTATGGCAGCGTGGACACGGGGACGCAGTGCCTGCTGACCTGCAAGAGCCCCGGCATGCAGCCAGTCCTCTGCCTGAAGCACAGCCCTGAGTATCTgtttgcagggctgcaggatgggacGGTGGCCGCATACCCCAGGAGCAATG GGGGGCTGTGGGACCTGACTGAGCAGCCCACACGCCTGCCTGTGGGCACTGGTCCTGTGCGAGCCCTCTTGATGCTGGATGAGACCCTGTGGGCCAGCTGTGCCAACCAGGTCACCGTCCTTGATGCCTCCACCCTCTGTGCTCAG CAAACCTTTGAGGCTCACCCGGACACAGAGGCCAGTGTGACACACATGATCAAGGCAGGTAGTGGCGTCTGGATGGCGTTTTCCTCAGGTTCCTCTATCCGCCTCTTCCACACCGAGACACTGGAGCACCTACAGGAGATCAACATTGCCACCAGGACCACCTTTGTCCTCCCAG GGCAAAGACATGTCCGTGTCACCAGCCTGCTCATCTGCCAGGGCTTGCTGTGGGTCGGCACCGACCAGGGCATCATTGTTCTGCTGCCCGTGCCCCGGTTGGAGGGCATCCCCAAAATCACTG GAAAAGGCATGGTGTCCCTCAATGGGCACGGTGGCCCCGTGGACTTCTTGGCCGTGGCACTGAGCACGTTGGCCCCTGATGTGCTAAAAGGAGAccaagaggaagaggaaggtgaGGAAGAGAAACCTCCAGAGCTGGATGGACCCCCACCAcgggaaataaggaaaaaagggaTTTTGTTGCAATACCGTCTCCGTTCCACCtcccacctccccgggcagctgctgtctgtgcGGGACGCTCCGGTTGGGACTGTTACCCCAGAGCATACAGAAGAAGATGGCTCCATCTACGAGATGGCTGACGACCCCGATGTGTGGGTCCGGAGCCGGCCCTGTGCCCGTGATGCTCCCCGCAAGGAGATCTCCTCTGTCGCCATCATTTCGGGGGGCAGAGGGTACCGTAACTTCAACTCTGAGCCGCAGCGCCGGGGTGGTGATGCTGACAGCACCCTGCTCATCTGGCAGCTCCCACTGATGCTATAG
- the ARHGEF10L gene encoding rho guanine nucleotide exchange factor 10-like protein isoform X16, with protein sequence MKQERLREGPRRSVWTPCAMASSQLPPCPTVGTVLASQPPSELPPGEEDLGEAFDFEDSDEEDEDSATEPSRGAVLQAPPRRHRATSSSTEGLVPEIQEGLPERVSNGETCEDPSDINSQTWKRKSGCRGDRFEFTAAEDDVIYDDVPCENLDANQDGRSLIYEDVQRGEELGWSSSEFESYSEESGEENKPEAEPAKHRASFQPKMTQLMKAAKSGTKDGLEKTKIAVMRKVTFLHRKEVPGDSEEEDTGFLEVTVSDMKHPPPELGPMPTGLSPQQVVRRHILGSIVQSERNYVESLKRILQDYRNPLMEMEPKVLSARKCQVVFFRLKEILQCHSMFQIALSSRVAEWDSAEKIGDLFVASFSKSMVLDVYSDYVNNFTTAMSLIKKACLTKPAFLDFLKKRQMASTDRVTLYGLMVKPIQRFPQFILLLQDMLKNTPKGHADRLSLQLALTELETLAEKLNEQKRVADQVAEIQQLSKSISDRSSLSKLLNSGQRQLLLCETLTETVYGDRGQLIKSKERKVFLLNDMLVCANINFKGQLEISSLVPLGPKYVVKWSTALPQVQVVEVGQESGAYDKDNVVIHNAGAKKHAPTGPASHNKVYLGPPRLFQELQDLQKDLAVVEQITLLISTLHGTYQNLNMTVAQDWCLALQRMMKVKEEEIHSANKCRLRLLLPGKPDKSGRPISVMVVFITPNPLSKISWVNCLHLAKIGLREENQPGWLCPDEDKKSKAPFWCPILSCHMPAFSSKALDLQLSAAVHNPVQSSLLGFSAVSTSLPQGYLWVGGGQEGAGGQVEIFSLNRSVPRTVKSFPVASPVLCMEYIPEVAEGDTVGTEEPRAGAEQPPATLHPTVCLGLQDGSIAVYGSVDTGTQCLLTCKSPGMQPVLCLKHSPEYLFAGLQDGTVAAYPRSNGGLWDLTEQPTRLPVGTGPVRALLMLDETLWASCANQVTVLDASTLCAQQTFEAHPDTEASVTHMIKAGSGVWMAFSSGSSIRLFHTETLEHLQEINIATRTTFVLPGQRHVRVTSLLICQGLLWVGTDQGIIVLLPVPRLEGIPKITGKGMVSLNGHGGPVDFLAVALSTLAPDVLKGDQEEEEGEEEKPPELDGPPPREIRKKGILLQYRLRSTSHLPGQLLSVRDAPVGTVTPEHTEEDGSIYEMADDPDVWVRSRPCARDAPRKEISSVAIISGGRGYRNFNSEPQRRGGDADSTLLIWQLPLML encoded by the exons ATGAAACAG gaAAGGCTCAGGGAAGGGCCCAGGCGGAGCGTGTGGACCCCCTGTGCCATGGCTTCATCCCAGCTGCCCCCCTGTCCCACAGTAGGTACTGTCCTTGCTTCGCAGCCCCCCAGTGAGCTTCCCCCTGGTGAGGAGGACTTGGGTGAAGCCTTTGACTTCGAGGACAGTGACGAGGAGGACGAAGATTCAGCCACAGAGCCAAGCAGGGGAGCAGTCCTTCAGGCCCCTCCTCGCAGGCACCgtgccaccagctccagcaccG aGGGGCTGGTGCCAGAGATCCAGGAAGG GCTACCGGAGAGGGTGAGCAATGGGGAAACCTGTGAGGACCCCTCTGACATCAACAGCCAGACCTGGAAGAGGAAAAGTGGCTGCCGAG GTGATCGCTTTGAGTTCACGGCGGCAGAGGATGATGTGATTTATGACGACGTACCCTGTGAGAACCTCGATGCCAACCAGGATG GGCGCAGCCTAATCTACGAGGACGTGCAGCGGGGtgaggagctgggctggagctCCAGCGAGTTTGAGAGCTACAGCGAGGAGTCGGGTGAGGAGAACAAACCAGAGGCTGAGCCAGCCAAGCACCGGGCCTCCTTCCAGCCCAAG ATGACTCAACTGATGAAGGCGGCCAAAAGTGGCACCAAGGATGGGCTGGAGAAGACCAAGATCGCAGTGATGAGGAAGGTGACCTTCCTGCACCGTAAGGAAGTGCCAG GAGACTCTGAGGAGGAGGACACGGGTTTCCTGGAGGTCACTGTCTCCGACATGAAGCACCCACCTCCTGAACTCGGCCCTATGCCTACAGGGCTCAGCCCCCAGCAG GTGGTGCGGCGACACATCCTGGGCTCTATCGTGCAGAGCGAGCGCAACTATGTCGAATCCCTGAAGCGCAtcctgcag GATTACAGGAACCCACTGATGGAGATGGAGCCTAAAGTGCTGAGTGCCAGGAAATGCCAGGTGGTGTTTTTTCGCCTGAAGGAGATTCTGCAGTGCCACTCCATGTTCCAGATCGCCCTCTCCTCCCGTGTAGCTGAGTGGGACTCTGCTGAGAAGATTGGGGACCTCTTTGTGGCCTCA TTCTCCAAGTCAATGGTGCTGGATGTCTACAGCGACTATGTCAACAACTTCACCACTGCCATGTCCCTTATCAAGAAGGCTTGTCTCACCAAACCTGCCTTCCTTGACTTCCTTAAG AAGCGGCAGATGGCCAGCACCGATCGGGTGACGCTCTATGGGCTGATGGTGAAACCTATCCAAAGGTTCCCCCAGTTCATCCTTCTCCTACAG GACATGCTGAAGAACACCCCCAAGGGCCACGCGGACCGCCTGTCCCTCCAGTTGGCCCTCACTGAGCTGGAGACGTTGGCCGAGAAGCTCAATGAGCAGAAGCGTGTGGCTGACCAGGTGGCTGAgatccagcagctcagcaaaagCATCAGTGACCGCAGCAGCCTCAGTAAG ctgctgaactCAGGGCAGCGGCAGCTCCTACTCTGTGAGACGCTGACAGAGACAGTGTATGGCGACCGGGGGCAACTCATCAAGTCCAAGGAGAGGAAGGTTTTTCTCCTCAACGACATGCTGGTCTGTGCCAACATCAACTTCAA AGGCCAGCTGGAAATAAGCAGCCTGGTGCCGTTGGGCCCCAAATATGTGGTGAAGTGGAGCACGGCCCTCCCACAGGTGCAGGTGGTGGAAGTGGGGCAGGAGAGCGGTGCCTATGACAAGGACAATGTGGTCATCCACAACGCTGGTGCCAAGAAGCACGCACCCACTGGGCCGGCCTCTCACA ataAAGTCTACCTGGGGCCACCGCGGCttttccaggagctgcaggacctACAGAAGGACCTCGCGGTGGTGGAGCAGATCACCCTGCTCATCAGCACGCTGCATGGCACCTACCAG AACCTGAATATGACTGTGGCCCAGGACTGGTGCTTGGCTCTGCAGAGGATGATGAAGGTGAAGGAGGAAGAGATCCATTCTGCCAACAAGTGCCGCCTCCGTCTCCTGCTGCCTGGCAAGCCGGACAA GTCTGGCCGCCCCATCAGTGTCATGGTGGTCTTCATCACTCCAAATCCTCTGAGCAAGATCTCCTGGGTCAATTGCCTGCACCTGGCCAAGATTGGGCTGC gggAGGAGAACCAGCCAGGCTGGCTCTGTCCTGACGAAGACAAGAAGAGCAAAGCTCCCTTCTGGTGCCCTATCCTCTCCTGCCACATGCCTGCCTTTTCCTCCAAAGCCCTTGATCTGCAG CTCAGCGCTGCAGTGCACAACCCTGTGCAATCCTCACTGTTGGGTTTCTCTGCCGTCAGCACCTCGTTGCCACAGGGCTACCTCTGG GTTGGGGGTGGCCAGGAAGGTGCAGGGGGACAAGTGGAGATCTTCTCCCTCAATCGCTCGGTGCCGCGGACGGTAAAATCCTTCCCAGTGGCGTCGCCGGTGCTGTGCATGGAGTACATCCCCGAGGTGGCTGagggggacacagtggggactGAAGAGCCCCGAGcaggtgctgagcagccccCTGCAACTTTGCATCCCACTGTTTGCTTGGGACTGCAGGACGGCAG TATCGCAGTGTATGGCAGCGTGGACACGGGGACGCAGTGCCTGCTGACCTGCAAGAGCCCCGGCATGCAGCCAGTCCTCTGCCTGAAGCACAGCCCTGAGTATCTgtttgcagggctgcaggatgggacGGTGGCCGCATACCCCAGGAGCAATG GGGGGCTGTGGGACCTGACTGAGCAGCCCACACGCCTGCCTGTGGGCACTGGTCCTGTGCGAGCCCTCTTGATGCTGGATGAGACCCTGTGGGCCAGCTGTGCCAACCAGGTCACCGTCCTTGATGCCTCCACCCTCTGTGCTCAG CAAACCTTTGAGGCTCACCCGGACACAGAGGCCAGTGTGACACACATGATCAAGGCAGGTAGTGGCGTCTGGATGGCGTTTTCCTCAGGTTCCTCTATCCGCCTCTTCCACACCGAGACACTGGAGCACCTACAGGAGATCAACATTGCCACCAGGACCACCTTTGTCCTCCCAG GGCAAAGACATGTCCGTGTCACCAGCCTGCTCATCTGCCAGGGCTTGCTGTGGGTCGGCACCGACCAGGGCATCATTGTTCTGCTGCCCGTGCCCCGGTTGGAGGGCATCCCCAAAATCACTG GAAAAGGCATGGTGTCCCTCAATGGGCACGGTGGCCCCGTGGACTTCTTGGCCGTGGCACTGAGCACGTTGGCCCCTGATGTGCTAAAAGGAGAccaagaggaagaggaaggtgaGGAAGAGAAACCTCCAGAGCTGGATGGACCCCCACCAcgggaaataaggaaaaaagggaTTTTGTTGCAATACCGTCTCCGTTCCACCtcccacctccccgggcagctgctgtctgtgcGGGACGCTCCGGTTGGGACTGTTACCCCAGAGCATACAGAAGAAGATGGCTCCATCTACGAGATGGCTGACGACCCCGATGTGTGGGTCCGGAGCCGGCCCTGTGCCCGTGATGCTCCCCGCAAGGAGATCTCCTCTGTCGCCATCATTTCGGGGGGCAGAGGGTACCGTAACTTCAACTCTGAGCCGCAGCGCCGGGGTGGTGATGCTGACAGCACCCTGCTCATCTGGCAGCTCCCACTGATGCTATAG